A region of Culicoides brevitarsis isolate CSIRO-B50_1 chromosome 1, AGI_CSIRO_Cbre_v1, whole genome shotgun sequence DNA encodes the following proteins:
- the LOC134838040 gene encoding probable serine/threonine-protein kinase DDB_G0282963 has product MSAEVGVHWRPIVSSCNSPSGTPNASATSLPPLPDLIPIKKSQKCYDRLFKTENSACHIETSCSSSCSGSSTATSLCGNVSSGETPSSVKQAGSNERASVWSSVTKTSTADCYEFVDELEFDDFNDGISTTNTPLATLNSTRNTKTKCNSGGKKRQAYNQFVPLYTGNSNNCNGIGARTNTKASAKDEVFVLKQERGETSEVSDSLLSDDVKKEKHRRSRRNNTHTQQQNTFTSADTVHPIDYPDTDVFDADESKSRDVSSRIDNSSNCTVSALYDDANDLIDDDGYENGNANHYTNEMHTKAIRAVNKNKAQQKHRKTGRRKQTKKRKPVRQSKTNSIKKTQQFTYQSNKFNNCRNNNNNNSLSVPRVNPIFLWVKQDDTTIVEVRCEDYDKRNRIRLTKTSNGWKAIPRTEKSFLLPPSNLEHLHRSDEGSTSNVVDTEEETRKKVHKKHKRKKKKKHKKERVDSVDSTREQTDTTTTTETELKVPPIIVNIKQEAVEKRAHTTKRIDESEESKAIKVEALEPREPAVHNGTYDEARSFPEEFDNIEAHIPSHTISLAAINKDRYVHAHVSHNNNNNNDFISELGFNHQESQENTCIEKPIPNDISSAYHHRIVEASCGGNSESMSMSNTNSIIGASPTPILIPSPPLVSNIEHEHEHETPSASLFSQASTLENTRVRNVVACSTQTMAHMESSISSVPVARMEMHSNGDGGENRKVHSQSLQLPNNNNSICETRLLDESGAVCNNIQQQQGVLRGTKDASTTSSISNMCPDSAPPTAVYETLKREVAECIENTEHLLSENNKENVLHFPENKHLSDYPDCSELINEINAATHDLMSQHCDNTMTGAELIDSLIEQRCEDNHISGTDDDVKNSIYTISDDYNEEDDLLLNQAPVSDILSRLNETLSSAPKCLSFNEAGEIEGLHGDLFDTAHNPLNTMEDNMANPFSQNTGLDDLSLTIKNLTNNSDSEFSDSRKESDSSKDCNNSNQSITILSADSGEEEIPKDLTCKKQENEASASTVNQKKSVSHSPRPVSHSSDTIQSPQPSGLPAVPPSPELFPSNNNNNNNKNQSNSNSTKLFIESILASPKRTSSEAQQKEPLNLGKCRKSASPTVSCSEEIKKSHAMEPVVISDDEPSKKRMKKETKDKEVIDVDKLPNPETARLLELLTSGNDPDPLTQFRLLISNPAWKVPDPLLVPKDRLNAVLASPAREIPLLLTTRPELRLPEAFAFPAILQDPDILVISLTQLERILHNQDELLKAKAKASEKEGDAKKPIESPKNSSVPKSDNPVETPENANDMTAAMSMFNQMLWLPYLQQMGQFNPEMIKRMMGLQAPSMPDMLSLMSQNRFNDFSMPNPMDYKRQIEAAMWQEAMANDANLQRAMKIKADSQKKAHEAKASATSKSQENARTLAAAQAQSKLSQMMNPLNPLAGMPPFMQPTLANQRFFQQQQAAQLRNQLTSQQAASQLQAAYNASAYNKQSVNSHHANSRSQPSPNQKKASTNSLLNQNPFLQVPNNFQEFHEQQQQLARRLQKEKDHHLKQQQQQQIQQDSKPRVTCKSLSNLMQPPRNATQADLAMFGHANMSKMSNLMAMPGINMHPGASSSSSNQSASSSHSQHNHHHSQQTHHHQQQAKLKVKPGLSLLDPAALQRRLLSNEDDITGGAVNLEESPDMASPLWHPLFGNQQKSSYNSPWNWTTVTASGE; this is encoded by the exons aTGAGCGCTGAGGTAGGCGTTCATTGGAGACCAATTGTGTCGTCTTGCAATTCGCCATCAGGCACACCAAATGCCTCTGCGACGTCATTGCCTCCTTTGCCTGACCTGATTCCGATCAAGAAGAGCCAAAAATGCTACGACCGGCTTTTCAAGACGGAAAACAGCGCGTGTCACATTGAAACATCTTGTTCTTCATCGTGTTCGGGATCCTCGACGGCAACGTCGTTGTGTGGCAATGTTTCATCTGGCGAAACGCCATCATCCGTAAAACAAGCCGGTTCAAATGAGAGAGCTTCAGTTTGGTCATCGGTTACAAAAACTTCGACAGCGGATTGCTACGAGTTCGTAGATGAATTAGAATTTGATGATTTCAATGATGGAATCAGTACTACAAACACTCCGCTCGCGACGTTGAATAGTACGCGCAATACGAAAACTAAGTGCAATAGTGGCGGGAAAAAGAGACAAGCATATAACCAATTTGTACCTCTGTATACGGGTAATAGCAATAATTGTAATGGTATTGGAGCGCGCACAAATACCAAAGCATCAGCGAAAGACGAAGTCTTCGTACTGAAGCAAGAAAGAGGGGAAACTTCCGAAGTTTCAGACTCTCTTCTCAGCGATGAcgtcaaaaaggaaaaacatcGTAGGAGTCGGCGCAAcaatacacacacacaacaacaaaatactTTTACTTCCGCAGACACGGTACATCCGATCGATTATCCTGATACCGATGTTTTCGATGCTGATGAGTCAAAGTCACGTGACGTATCCTCTCGCATTGATAACAGCAGTAATTGCACTGTTTCAGCATTGTATGATGATGCAAATGATTTAATTGATGACGATGGATACGAAAATGGTAATGCAAATCATTACACTAATGAAATGCACACAAAAGCAATACGGgcggtaaataaaaataaagcacAACAGAAACATCGTAAAACAGGCAGGAGAAAACAAACGAAGAAACGCAAACCTGTACGACAATCAAAAACAAACTCCATTAAAAAGACACAGCAATTTACCTATCaatccaataaatttaataattgtcgaaataacaataataacaactcCTTATCTGTACCCCGCGTAAATCCCATTTTTCTGTGGGTAAAACAAGACGATACGACAATCGTGGAAGTACGATGCGAAGATTATGACAAGAGAAATCGTATACGATTAACGAAGACTTCAAACGGTTGGAAAGCAATTCCGCGTACTGAAAAATCCTTTCTTTTGCCGCCAAGCAATTTGGAGCACTTGCATCGAAGCGACGAAGGCTCAACCAGTAATGTTGTCGATACGGAAGAAGAAACACGGAAAAAAGTTCACAAAAAACATAaacggaagaagaagaagaagcataAGAAAGAACGTGTTGACTCTGTCGATTCAACGCGCGAACAAACagatacaacaacaacgacggaGACTGAATTAAAGGTTCCTCCGATCATTGTAAATATCAAACAAGAAGCTGTCGAAAAACGCGCTCACACGACAAAACGCATTGACGAAAGCGAAGAAAGCAAGGCGATAAAGGTTGAAGCACTTGAGCCCCGGGAACCTGCTGTGCATAACGGCACATATGACGAAGCAAGAAGTTTTCCCGAAGAATTTGATAATATCGAAGCGCATATCCCGTCTCATACCATATCACTTGCAGCTATAAATAAGGACAGATATGTGCATGCGCATGTGTcacacaacaataataataacaatgattTTATATCTGAACTTGGGTTTAATCATCAGGAAAGCCAAGAGAATACATGCATTGAGAAACCAATACCTAATGATATTTCGTCTGCATATCATCATCGCATCGTCGAAGCTTCGTGCGGCGGGAACAGCGAAAGCATGTCTATGTCTAACACGAATAGTATTATAGGTGCATCGCCTACCCCAATTTTGATACCATCGCCTCCTCTAGTTTCTAATATTGAGCACGAACACGAGCACGAAACACCATCTGCATCCCTATTTTCACAAGCATCAACGTTGGAGAATACAAGAGTAAGAAACGTGGTAGCTTGTTCTACACAAACTATGGCACACATGGAAAGCTCTATTTCGAGTGTTCCTGTTGCGAGAATGGAGATGCATAGTAACGGCGATGGCGGGGAAAATAGAAAAGTGCATTCGCAGTCTCTACAACTacccaataataataattctattTGCGAAACTAGACTATTAGATGAATCGGGTGCTGTATGCAATAACATACAACAACAGCAAGGAGTGCTAAGGGGTACAAAAGATGCATCTACCACATCATCTATATCAAATATGTGCCCAGATAGTGCACCGCCAACTGCTGTGTATGAGACATTAAAACGAGAAGTTGCGGAGTGTATCGAAAATACGGAGCATTTATtaagtgaaaataataaagaaaacgTTTTACATTTTCctgaaaataaacatttgagTGATTATCCCGATTGTTctgaattaataaatgaaattaacgcCGCCACACACGATCTAATGAGTCAACATTGTGACAATACAATGACTGGCGCTGAACTCATAGACTCGTTAATTGAACAAAGGTGTGAAGACAATCATATTTCGGGTACAGATGatgatgtgaaaaattcaatttatacgATATCAGACGATTACAATGAAGAAGATGATTTATTGCTGAACCAAGCTCCCGTATCAGATATTTTATCAAGATTAAACGAGACACTATCGTCAGCACCAAAGTGCTTGTCATTTAACGAAGCGGGCGAAATAGAAGGGTTGCACGGTGATTTATTCGATACAGCGCATAATCCATTAAACACAATGGAAGATAACATGGCAAATCCATTTAGTCAAAATACAGGTCTTGACGACTTGTCGCTTACCATTAAAAACTTGACGAATAATAGTGATAGTGAATTTAGTGATAGTCGCAAAGAAAGCGATAGTAGCAAAGATTGTAACAATTCGAATCAAAGTATAACAATTTTATCCGCGGATTCAGGCGAAGAAGAAATTCCCAAAGACTTGACGtgcaaaaaacaagaaaacgaGGCAAGCGCTTCAACTGTCAATCAAAAGAAAAGTGTTTCTCATTCTCCGCGCCCCGTATCACACAGCTCAGATACCATTCAATCGCCTCAGCCAAGCGGATTGCCTGCTGTTCCGCCATCTCCTGAACTCTTTCCAtcgaataacaacaataataataacaaaaatcaatcaaacagTAACAGCACGAAACTTTTTATAGAATCAATATTAGCGTCTCCCAAACGAACGAGTTCAGAAGCGCAGCAAAAAGAGCCTCTCAATTTGggaaaatgtcgaaaatcTGCAAGCCCAACAGTGAGTTGTTCAGAAGAAATCAAAAAGAGTCATGCAATGGAGCCCGTTGTCATTTCTGATGACGAGCCATCGAAGAAACGCATGAAAAAAGAGACGAAAGACAAAGAAGTAATTGACGTCGATAAATTACCAAATCCTGAAACAGCACGGTTATTGGAGCTCCTAACTTCAGGCAACGATCCAGATCCTTTAACGCAATTTCGATTGCTTATCAGTAATCCTGCTTGGAAAGTACCTGATCCTCTTCTTGTGCCAAAAGATCGTCTCAATGCGGTTCTTGCTTCGCCTGCGAGAGAAATTCCTTTGTTATTGACGACTCGACCTGAATTGCGATTACCTGAAGCATTCGCTTTTCCTGCCATTTTACAAGATCCTGATATTCTTGTCATCTCGTTGACGCAACTCGAGCGTATTTTGCATAACCAAGATGAATTGCTAAAAGCAAAAGCAAAGGCCAGCGAAAAAGAAGGAGATGCAAAGAAACCTATCGAGTCACCAAAGAATAGTTCTGTGCCAAAAAGTGATAATCCCGTCGAAACACCTGAAAACGCAAATGATATGACAGCGGCAATGAGCATGTTTAATCAAATGTTATGGCTCCCGTATTTACAACAAATGGGACAATTCAATCCGGAGATGATAAAACGTATGATGGGCTTACAAGCACCCTCAATGCCTGATATGCTTTCTCTTATGTCTCAAAATCGCTTTAACGATTTCTCAATGCCCAATCCGATGGATTATAAACGTCAAATTGAAGCCGCAATGTGGCAAGAAGCAATGGCAAATGACGCAAATTTACAACGCGCGATGAAAATTAAGGCAGATAGTCAAAAGAAAGCACACGAAGCAAAAGCATCAGCTACATCAAAATCTCAGGAAAATGCACGAACACTTGCAGCTGCACAAGCACAAAGCAAACTCAGTCAAATGATGAATCCATTAAACCCATTAGCAGGCATGCCTCCTTTTATGCAACCAACTCTTGCAAATCAACGATTTTTCCAACAGCAACAAGCCGCACAATTACGAAATCAATTGACGTCACAACAAGCAGCAAGTCAATTACAAGCGGCGTACAATGCGAGTGCATATAACAAACAATCCGTCAATAGCCATCATGCCAATAGTCGATCTCAACCGTCTCCAAATCAAAAGAAAGCCTCAACGAACAGCTTACTAAATCAAAATCCTTTCCTTCAAGTTCCTAACAACTTTCAGGAGTTTCacgagcaacaacaacaacttgctCGTCGTctccaaaaagaaaaagacCATCATCTCaaacaacagcagcaacaacaaattcAACAAGACTCTAAACCACGCGTTACGTGTAAATCTCTCTCGAATCTAATGCAACCGCCTCGTAACGCAACGCAAGCCGATCTCGCAATGTTTGGACACgcaaatatgtcaaaaatgtcaaatttaatgGCGATGCCGGGCATTAATATGCATCCAGGCgcttcttcgtcgtcttcaAATCAATCCGCAAGTTCATCGCATTCGCAGCATAACCATCATCATTCGCAGCAAacgcatcatcatcaacaacaggCAAAACTAAAGGTCAAACCGGGATTGTCGTTACTTGATCCCGCAGCTTTACAACGACGTCTTTTGAGTAACGAAGATGACATTACAGGCGGCGCAGTCAATTTGGAAGAATCACCTGATATGGCATCTCCCTTATGGCATCCCTTGTTTGGCAA tcagcAAAAATCCAGTTACAACAGTCCGTGGAATTGGACAACCGTAACAGCGAGCGGCGAATGA